From the Triticum urartu cultivar G1812 chromosome 4, Tu2.1, whole genome shotgun sequence genome, the window gggatcatgagattattcataccagaaacttccatgtgcatccacaagctactatgggctctagcatagttgattaagtcatgcgaactcttacagtggtagactagcagatgtaggggaaagtaggtgtaacggtctacccgattgtaaggtgctagcgcttctgaaagactatgtctcggtcatccatttctcaaacaccatgtagtgcgagaatcccaacggaggagatcgagtcttctggggaaaagtgtgcaaacctctgcagagtgtataaactaatcatgattagccgtgtccccggttatggacgtcttgagtatctagtacttggattatcatgtgaatctcatcatgttgctaataattaatttgttgggtttaatgatgttacttaattgggattgaggatgttgtcaaccattcttaatgtttaacaaccaccatgatagttaaataaatttattcctttgcagtagggaaaaattggcttttcgcaaaaaccatttaaccatagagcttttccaccagccatatatgcatgtagtgataaccattgttcatcatttctctatggtgtgaatttgccggtacattcaatgtactgaccctctgtggctgcaacgtctcatgttgcaggatttcttacgacgagtaagtgatacgttagggttacaatttctacactcaactttgccgttggtgttgatgggaatccacaaccttgttacttccgctattttggattgaggtaatagtatttacgttacttttacatgtgattttcctctgttataaatcctcgagtactgtgtgtgtcagcataccgatccagggatgacacttaagcacagagacttgatccattcgggtcgggtcgctacattagcaggaggaaaatacttagagataaaagcatctttgcagtttattccatgaatcaatactatttttaggcaaagagggaaaccaagttttagcacaatctctaagcaaaaacgaaaatagattcaatttaacaatatcattatccacatctttcttcttttgcatatcacacaaatcaacaaagctgtttagatgggtagcggcatcttcaccaggaaggccagaaaacagatctttcatgacaagattcagcaaagcagtattaatttcacaagattcagcattggtacgaggagcaatcggagtgctaataaaatcattattgttggtattggaaaagtcacacaatttagtattatcttgagccatcgtgacaaacaatccaacacacaagcaagcaagaggcaagcaaaaagaggcgaacgaaaaaaagaggcgagcggaaaagagggcgaataaaacggcaagggtgaagtggggagagtaaaacgagaggcaaatggcaaataatgtaatgcgagggataagagttcgtgatgggtacttcgtatgtcttgacttgatgcaacctccccggcaacggtgccacaaatccttctttctacctcttgagcatgtgttggttttcccttgaagaggaaagggtgatgcagcacagtagcgtaagtatttccctcagtttttgacaaggtatcaatccaatatgaggtaacacgcaagtcacctagtacctgcacaaacaaacaagaacctcgcaaccaacacgataaaggggttgtcaatcccttcacagtcacttacgaaagtgagatctgatagagataataagataaatatttttggtatttttatgatgtagattggaaaataaagattgcaaaataaacggtaatagaaatagcaagtttatatgaaaataatatgatgcaagatagacccgggggccataggtttcactagtggcttctctcaagatagaaaattctacggtgggtgaacaaattactatcgagcaattgatagaaaagtgaataattatgagaatatctaggcatgatcatgtatataggcaccacgtctacgacaagtagaccgaaatgattctgcatctactactattactccacacatcgatcgctatccagcatgcatctagagtattaagttcataagaatagagtaacgcattaggcaagatgacatgatgtagacggataaactcaagcaatatgatataaaccccatctttttatcctcgatggcaacaatacaatgcgtgccttgctgcccctgctgtcactgggaaaggacaccgcaagattgaacccaaagctaagcacttctcacattgcaagaaagatcaatctagtaggccaaactaaactgataattcgaagagacttgcaaagatatttaaatcatatataaaagatttcagagaagaatcaaatattgttcatagataatcttgatcataaacccacaattcatcggatctcgacaaacacaccgcaaaaagaattacatcgaatagatctccaagagaatcgaggagaactttgtattgagatccaaagagagagaagaagccatctagctaataactatggacccgaaggtctgtggtaaactactcacacatcatcggagaggctatggtgttgatgtaggagccctccatgatcgattccccctccgacggagcgccggaaaaggccccaagatgggacgtcacgggtacagaaggttgcagtggtggaaatagggtttcgtggtgctcctggatgttttcggggtatatgggtatatataggaggaagaagtacgtcggtggagctgcgagaggcccacgagggttgggcgcgcctacccccctaggcgtgccctcctgcctcgtggcctcctcgcttctttcttgacgtccactccaattctcctggatcacgtttgttccaaaaataactatcccgaaggtttcattccgtttggatttcgtttgatattccttttctgcgaaacactgaaataggaaaaaaacagcaatttgcactggacctttggttagtaggttagtcccaaaaataatataaaaggtatattaaagcccattaaacatccaaaacagataatataagagcatggaacaatcaaaaattgtagatacattggagacgtatcaggcggcGGTGGCTCAGGCACGGGGGCGGGGCGTGGTGGGGCTGCCGGCAACGGGGGTGGAGCAGGGCGGCCAGGCGGGGCGGCGATGGCTCTGGCATGGGGGCGGGGCGGCTGACGAGGGGGTGGCACGGGGTGGCGGTGGCTCGGGCACGAGGGCGGGGTGGGGCGGCCGGCGACgggggtggcgcggggcggcgacggctCGAGAACAGGGGCGCCATGGGGCGGCGGTGGCTCGGGCAAGGGGGCGGCCTGATTgaggtgaggagggagagagagatgggTGGGGcgtgatgtcgcttgaagctacatcggtatttccccaaagaggaagggatgatgcaggacagcggcggtaggtatttccctcatatgtgaaaccaaggttatcgaaccaacaagagaaccaagaaacacaacgtaaacaagacctgcacacaaataacaactactcgcaacccgacgtgtaaaaggggttgtcaatccctttcgggtagcggcgcctcaagataggcaaacggacgtgagataaaattgtagtagattgatagattgAACGCCAGATAAAATAATTGAGAATAAATTGCAGAAAggtattttttatttttagttttatagatctgaaaataaatgcaaaggaaaagtagatcgcaaaggcaaatagatgagaaagagactcgggggccgtaggtttcactagtggcttctctcgagaaaaatagcaaacggttgTCAGATCACGGGCTCCGGCaaaaccctcgaggttcgaacactggggtgcgcacgaaggttttctccctatcgatccacgtcctagctctctaagatctcacggacgaactcgacgaacttaCAACACAAAGatacaagatttatactagttcgggccaccgttgtggtgcaATACcttactctagtgtggtggtggtggattgcctcttgggctgatgatgaacagtacaaggggaagaacaacctcctgaggttgaggtgttcttgtgcttggtgaacttgtgtgagTGAGATGCCTCTGAATGAGTTCTCCCTCTCCTCTTTTCGTCGTCCTTCCTTTCTCTCCCCCTCTattgtggtggctagttctacttatataggccctggtcctctccccaaatattgagcgggaaggtgtccaacaacgaccaatttgaaaggggacaactagtacagcttatcctgacaaaagtagtcttcgcctgcaaaaggctctagtggtgacaccgtcttgggctccacggtgaccttcgtgttgccgtcctgctggtcttggtctcgttgcaccgatatggaaacatttgcttgatgcctcggtactccgcgcctgtgcttgccctcttggcaccaaagaggaagcaaggacactgcacgctggcgcccgcctggtctcgatcgtcatggctcacatcacgaggacctcgcgaggtttgccttgccttgatctctccgcccctcgtgagcctgcctggcgaggccgctcctgaggaggtcttgcatcgtccgcctcgcgaggcttggcccctcgcgagggtcttgaatacctcgtcgatgaagatgggccgtacagacctgctagctcagccacgccgcgggccgcaggcaggcaagtctggggaccgccgttcccagaatgccgacaacagtgggtaaacgaattactgttgggcaattgatagaacttcaaatactcatgacgatatcctggcaatgatcattacataggcatcacatccaagattagtagaccgactcctacctgcatctactacaattactccacacatcgaccgctatccagcatgcatctagtgtattaagttcgtggagaaacggagtaatgcaataagaacaatgacatgctgtagacaagatctatctatgtaaagatagaccccatcgttttatccttagtagcaacgatacatacgtgtcggttccccttctttcactgggatcaagcaccgtaagatcgaacccactacaaagcacctcttcccattgcaagataaatagatcaagttggctaaacaaaacccaaatattggagaagaatacgaggctataagagatcatgcataaaagagatcaaagaaactcaaatactttcatggatataaaaagatagatatgatcataaactcaaagttcatcgatcccaacaaacacaccgcaaaaagagttacatcatatggatctccaagagaccattgtattgagaattcagcgagaatgaggaagccatctagctactaactacggacccgaaggtctacaaagaactactcactcacataggagaggcaccaatggaggtggtgaaccccatctgagatggtgtctagattggatctagtggttctggactctgtggcggctggatcaatattttgGTGACTCTCCTAGGGTTtggggaatattggggtatttatagagcaaagaggcgatccggggggcacctgaggtgggcacaacccaccagggcgcgcatgggcccccaggcgcgccttggtgggtagTGCTCTCCTCGGAGAACCCCCAAGCAtagccttggcccattaggtgtcttctggtccaaaaaaatccccgtaaagtttcgttgcatttagactctatctgatattgatttcctgcgatgtaaaaaacatgcaaaaaacagcagctggcacttggcactatgtcaataggttagtaccaaaaaattgatataaaattactataaaatgattataaaacatccaagattgataatataacagcatggaacaatcaaaaattatagatatgttggagacatatcagggcGCGGGTCTGAGGTGGCATATTGAGaatttctttgccgtctgctagcagacaaCAAAGAACATAGCTAGTGGGGTGGGGCCGGGGGGAACGGCCATTAGGTTGGCCactttctttgccgtcagctagctgatggcaaagaagcTTTTCCGTCAGctcgcagacggcaaagaaagtgGCCATTAGGTTGTTCTCGTTAGTGGGCCACCCTCCCTCTTTGTTGTCTGCTAACAGACGACAAAGAGCTAGCTGATGGCAAACATGATCTTTGCCGTCAGCTCTTTCTTTGTCGTTAGTTTTCTGTAAGCTGgtggcaaagaccttctttgtCGTCAGCTAGCAGACAGCAAAGAGCTGGCTGACAGCAAAGATCCTGATTCCAGTAGTGCTAGTtacccgtagcagccatgtaaagcttgcaacaaaaaagtagaggacgtctaacttgttttggtacggtatgttgtgatgtgatatggtcaagacgtgatgtgatatatgttgttgtatgagatgatcatgttttgtaatatcgacaaccagcaggagccttagggttgtcttttaattattgtatgacctgcgtgtcaatcatgaagcgccatgtaattgctttactttatcgctatccattagcaatagttggtgagaagACCCCGGCGCAaggatggagatcaaggtgtcgagccggtgacgatggagatcatgccGATGCTttggaggtggagatcaaaaccacaagatgatgatggccttatcatgtcacatattttgattgcatgtgatgtttatcctttatgcatcttatttttcttagaacaacggtagcattataagacgATCCCTTCAGTTAATTCCAAGATAAAAGTGTTttccccgagtatgcaccgttgctaaagttcatcgtttcgaagcaccacgtgatgatcgggtgtggtagactctacgttcacatacgacgggtgtaagccagttttgcacacgcagaatacttgggttaaacttgacgagtcTAGCATGTAAAGATATGGTCTTGGAACACTCgataccgaaaggtcgaacatgagtcatatagtagatataatcaatatggagatgttcaccattgatgactaccccatctcacgtgattatcagacatgggttagttgatttggatcatgtatcacttagacaacttgagggatgttgatttaagtggcagttcattagtaatttgaataattgaacttaaatttttCATGAACTTAGTATTGGTATtattgcatatctatgttgtatataaatagctcgcgatgtagctcccctgTTTTtgatacgttcctagagaaaactaagttgaaagatgatggtaacaataatgcggactgggtccatggtctgaggattatcctcattgttgcatagaagaataatgtccttgatgcaccactaggtgacatacctgctgcaggagctgatacaaacgttatgaacatttggcaagcttgctttgatgactacttgatagtttagggcgccatgctttacagcttcaAATCGGGGatccaaagacgttttgaacgccatggaacatatgagatgttccaacagctgaaattggtatttcaggctcatgcccgtgttgagaggtatgagaccttttacaagtactttgcctacaagatggaggagaatagcttagctagtgagcatgtgcttagaatgtctgggtactacaatcgcttgaatcaagtgcgggctaatattccagataagatagtgattgacagagttctccagtcactatcatcaagctactagagcttctgtcagcgttctaggaatgggggtacccacacttgcctgcctgcggcccatgacttggctccatcgacggcctggtatggcccaccttcagcatcaacaactcaagaccaccgcgaggagccaagcctcacgaggcggacgacaccgAGACCTCCAGGAGGAGTGGCCTCCTCAGGCTGGCTCCTGAGGGGCGGAGATTCCCATGTAAGCCTCACCTCGTGAGGTTCaggtgacgtgagccatgacgaccaaggccaggcgggcgccagcgggcgcaggacaacagtttcctctttgatgctaaggaggcaagcgcaggcacgGAGTCCCAAGGACTCAGCCAAAGATTTCCATTCccgtgcaacaagaccaagaccgccaggacggcaggacggaggtcatagCCGAGCCCACCACGGCATCATGACCAGaggctttgcaggcgaagactgcttttgttaggataagatgtgctagttgtctcccttcgaatttggccgttgtgggatcccttcccgccttcatttgggaagaggaccaagccCACTATAAATAGGGCCTAGCCACCACTGTAGAAAGGCACCGAACCTCGGAcagatcattcagatcatccgctcccccaccagctcaagaacacacCTCCTAAGGTTGTTCtcccattgtactagttcatcctcagcctctGGAGgacaatccaccacaaagcaatAGCTAAATTCGTTCGGCAGAGAGAAAAACAAGAACTGGGCCGAATCTGACTGGCCCAATAATGCAAGGGAAAAAAAAGAAGAGGCGCTGGAGatggcctcaccatgggcttggcccatcTACAAAGGAGGGCGTTGGGCCTTGTGGATGCAGGGGAGCAGCTGGGCCGAAGCAGAGGAGGCCTAGGCGTGTGGACGAAGCAGGGGCGTGGTCGAGCAAAGCAAGCAGCAGCAGATCGAGCAGGGAAGCAGGGGAGCCGCTGCAACGGGACTTGGCGGCGTCGGCGGCAGGGGAGGCATGGACCCATCCAGATCCAGGCGAGGTAGAGGGTTGGGGAGGTGCGCTGACAGCTTGGCGTCCTCTGTGCGCTTCATCGGGAAGCCAAGAGAGAGGGAGACGTGAGACAGGGAAGGTGTAGGGGAAAAACACAGGAGCAGCGACAGGGCGTCTCACCGGGCAAGGAGGAGCTCCGGCGGCGGGCATCGCAAGAGGTCTGGGACGGGGCACCGGCGTCCAGATCCGGCTGGTCTTGGTGGCGCAGAAGAGCTGGGGCGGTCGACGCAGACGAGGGAAGCGGCGGGACTTGGACGGTGGAGCTTGGGCGCGGTGGCGTGAACGGAGAGGCGGCAACGACGAGGCACAACGGCACAGGCGCGGGAAGCCAAGGTCGAGCAGGGGGTCCATAGCGCGCGGGGTTGCTGCCTGGTGCTGCTCCGGCAAGCTGCGGCTCGCGGTCGATGGCTAGAGCGAGCGCTCTCGCTCGGGAAGAGCTCCtgcgcgcgcgagagagagatgtgagagagagagcaggagaAAGAAGGACGGGGAGGAGGGACCGAGGGAGAGGGCGCGGGGTCGGCCTGGGGCTGCTACTGTGGCCAGGTCGAGGAGAGCTACTGGTCTCGAGTGTGTGAGGAGGGAGGAGCTCGGGGAGGCTCGTTCTGACCGGAGACGAGGTCATGGGCGGCACTATTGGGTGGCGACGAACGAGGAGGAGGGCCTCGGGCCAGGAGGCAGTGGTGGATGGGGCTGCGATGCGATGGAGAGTAGTGGTGGCGGCGAGGTGGATGGCAAGGGAACGACTTGGGTAGAATCTGAGCTTGCTGtacaaaaatagaaaaaaagatCCTGGACCACTAGATTGCAGATCAATGGTACAGATTTGGGCGGAGGCATCTCAACCCACTTAATGCAGATTTTGCAGAAACCCCCCTACTGATAGTTCCACATGAAATAGGACATTTGCATTATGCACCTCAAGTCTTCGTGAAATACAACCATTTTTCAGATATGAACAGTACTAATGCCCATATCTTCTTAGTCTCAAACAAACTCGTCTCATATAAGACCTGAGAAAATATTTACTGGATGAAATCCAGACACATTTATGTGACACCACTAATTTTTGAAGAGAGTCGAACATCTTGGTCACTAAGAAACGACAATATATATCACAAATATTTTAGCACATGAGATAATAAGCCATCCCAGATCAAGTATGACCACACATACATGTCAAACTGGAAAATATAGCAATTTAAGGATTGAAATTATCACTGTTCAGCAAGCATTTCAGTACTTGAGTACATGAGAACACATCACAAGAGGCAAGTAGAACCACACGTACATGTCAAATTGGAAGTAGAACAAATTAAGGACTGAATTTATCAGTGCTCAGCAAGCATTTGAGTACTTGAGTACATGAAACATACAGATCATTTTCAATATATGGCCGACAAGACCAAGTGGTAAAAATTGAAATTATCATCGCCCAACAAGCGTCTTGCTGGTACAAGACCAAAACTATCTATCATTCTGCCTTGTGTTAGTGCTTCCTGGTAATCGAGCTTCCTGCTGGGAGAGGTTGGACTCTTATAGACTTGATCAATTCGACCTACCTAGGTAAACACACCAAGTAAATAGGTGTCAATTAGAAACATATACCAAATAGCATATCTCGAGAAGAGAGACaatcatatactccctccatcccataatataagaacgtttttgacactagtgtagtattaaaaacgttcttatattttgggacagaggaAGTATATGTCTAGCTTCATTCAGCACTCCAACCTAGGATACATAACCTATATGTCAAACTTAGGATGAAATTCTTAAAACATATTAATACATATGTAACCAATCAGGATAACTTTGTAAGTTAAACTGGCTTTCCAGCATCTAGAAGGGAGCTTTCAGATCAAATAAAATGGCATGTGATAGTTGGATATGTCTAACAGATAGAGTACAAATATTTTGTTCATTATTCCATTATAGACCTATGATAATTGGATTACAATTCCACGATTAGTTAAAAGCACAGATGAGAACGACAAATAAGTGGCATTGAGCAATTTAAAGGGAGTTTTATGACTTCCCTGCAGATGCAAATTTTTATTCAAATTTGATAGCTATAAACAAAAAACCTGATGGCATGCATTATATTATATCTTGTAATAATAAGAAAACCACATAAGCATGGGAAAAAAATAAATGAACAAGATGGCAGATTGGCTCATGTCATGGACGAAGGATTAGTACTAAAGCACATACACACATCCTTGTTGTAGCCATACCATAGGCCAGTAAAAAAATGGAAGGTGCACATATCTTTGGTAAATGATTTATGTATGCCTAATCATTTTAATCAGCCTAGTTGAGCGGTCATAGCAAGACAAATAAGTGGTAGTCTTCGAAGCAAAAGAAGGAGCACAAACCTCTActgttttgttttttgtttcTTAGAACATGTTCTTGCATCATGAAACGCCATTTCCTTACAAATGCTACATTTGCGCGCGACTTTTTGATGAATTCCAGGCCTTCTCTTCTCACCGGATCCACTCCTCGCACCATCCCTATGGCCTTTTATTCTAGAGCATGTGCCCCTTGCATTGATATCCTTAGGTGTGAGGATGGTAACATCCTTTGGAATGACACTCCCAATACACGACTCCTCATTTTCTTGTGTATTGCATGGTACGGTCGAAACTAGTTGGGCTAAACCCAACTCAATGCCACACAAACTATTGTGCAGGAATTCAATTCCTTCCATGGAGCATTTGGATTTTCGTATGAGATCTTCTAGCTTGTCCCTCACAACAACTATCTTCCTTTTCACAGCAATGTCAATCGGATCTGCTAAATTTTCTTCAAGCACATTCCCTTCCCCATCATAGACAATGTCCCTACGAATAGGAAAATTATCACATCATCATCAACATGTGGGTCAAAGTAGATGACTATTAATGTGTCTACATCGACATGATAAGAAATATACCTTTTGCAATTTTTCTGCCATCGCTTAAGAATATAAAGGCTTGGCAATTCATTTATTTTCGCACCCCTCAATACCCTAATAATGTGACGGCACACAATTCCCTTGGACTCAAAAAGCTTGCAAGAACATTTAGCAGTCATGGATGTTGTGTCATAACACACTTCTCTAATCTTCTTGTATTGATCGCTGACAAACATGATTTTAATCCCCTCACGATTTTCTGTCTGTTGAACATCACAATCATCTCCGGCAGCAAGCACCTGAGCCTGAAACAATTTAAAAATCTCATGAGTGAATAGCGCCCTGCCTTGTCTCTCTATTTCCCATGATGTCAACAACTCACTTGTTGTGTATTCACTTGTGTTATCGGCAATCGGCTCACTTTGCCTTTGACATTTCAAAGCAGTGTCAAACCTTAGCCAAAACTCAACAAAGGTAAGCTTGCGACAAATGAAACGTTTAAAGAATGAATTTGCACTCTCTGAAATAGACGTTGTCCTGAGTAGACCAGCTAGGTGAATGTCCATAAAGTAAGCTGGTATCCATGTCGCACGAAGCTTATACCTTTTGGCAAACCACTCGTGATCCTCCAACTGAAACTCTATGATGAAAGATTGCCATCTATCCTCAAATTCAGCAGGTGTTTTAGAATTCCATACACAATGTTTCAGCCTATCATAGAACACAAGGTCATTCCTCAATTCCGGGCGTACCTTCCCTGGAACCTTTTCCATAATGTGCCACATGCACAATCTATGTGTCGTGTTTGGTAGAATTTTTCCGATTGCATTTTTCATCCTAACACATTCATCAGTTATGATCACTCTAGGCGCAATCCCACCCATCGCTCTAAGAAATGGCCTGAACAACCAAATATAGGATTCTTCTGTCTCATGAAGTAGAAACCCCGCCCCAAAAAAGACACTTTGCATGTGATGGTTTACTCCAGTGAAGGGCGCAAAGGTGTATTCATATTGGTTAGTGTTGTATGTCGAATCAAAAGATACGACATCGCTGAAATGCCCATAGTTTTTCCTACTTGATGCATCTGCCCAGAATAAACGAATAAATGTACCGACCTCGTCAACTTCATATTCAAAGAAAAATGCAGGGTTCAGAGCCTTCAATCTACCAAATTGGTCCACCAACATTTGAGCATCACAATTTCTTATTTTATTTTTCAGTCCACCGTAGTGATTCTGTAGGTCTTTCTGGGTGCACCCAACATGCTGAAAACCACCAGCACTAACATTAAGCAGCCTATATGCTAAGGCAGTGCCAATGCTAGCTTTCTGTCAATCGTGAAGTGTTGTCTTCACTCTCTCACTAACTTGACGATTGGATCTAATCAAGTGTTACTGGCTCGGTGGCACAAAAGGGTGATTGTGATATTCAGTGAGTGAAGCTATCTTGTATTTTCCATTACTTTCTCGAGTGACATATATATAAGCTTCACATCCACATCTAGTCAATTTAACCTTTCTCCTTTTCTTTGAAGCCTCAACAACAACTATACCTTTCTCGGGACGGAAGCCTT encodes:
- the LOC125552401 gene encoding protein FAR-RED IMPAIRED RESPONSE 1-like isoform X1, with the translated sequence MLVDQFGRLKALNPAFFFEYEVDEVGTFIRLFWADASSRKNYGHFSDVVSFDSTYNTNQYEYTFAPFTGVNHHMQSVFFGAGFLLHETEESYIWLFRPFLRAMGGIAPRVIITDECVRMKNAIGKILPNTTHRLCMWHIMEKVPGKVRPELRNDLVFYDRLKHCVWNSKTPAEFEDRWQSFIIEFQLEDHEWFAKRYKLRATWIPAYFMDIHLAGLLRTTSISESANSFFKRFICRKLTFVEFWLRFDTALKCQRQSEPIADNTSEYTTSELLTSWEIERQGRALFTHEIFKLFQAQVLAAGDDCDVQQTENREGIKIMFVSDQYKKIREVCYDTTSMTAKCSCKLFESKGIVCRHIIRVLRGAKINELPSLYILKRWQKNCKRDIVYDGEGNVLEENLADPIDIAVKRKIVVVRDKLEDLIRKSKCSMEGIEFLHNSLCGIELGLAQLVSTVPCNTQENEESCIGSVIPKDVTILTPKDINARGTCSRIKGHRDGARSGSGEKRRPGIHQKVARKCSICKEMAFHDARTCSKKQKTKQ
- the LOC125552401 gene encoding uncharacterized protein LOC125552401 isoform X3; the protein is MIFDDIASVLEFYRTYAHNVGFGVRLGQQRVVDNVLQWKRFLCAKEGFRPEKGKVSRLPITQVNTQQAQVLAAGDDCDVQQTENREGIKIMFVSDQYKKIREVCYDTTSMTAKCSCKLFESKGIVCRHIIRVLRGAKINELPSLYILKRWQKNCKRDIVYDGEGNVLEENLADPIDIAVKRKIVVVRDKLEDLIRKSKCSMEGIEFLHNSLCGIELGLAQLVSTVPCNTQENEESCIGSVIPKDVTILTPKDINARGTCSRIKGHRDGARSGSGEKRRPGIHQKVARKCSICKEMAFHDARTCSKKQKTKQ
- the LOC125554044 gene encoding predicted GPI-anchored protein 58, producing MTSSPVRTSLPELLPPHTLETSSSPRPGHSSSPRPTPRPLPRSLLPVLLSPALSLTSLSRARRSSSRARALALAIDREPQLAGAAPGSNPARYGPPARPWLPAPVPLCLVVAASPFTPPRPSSTVQVPPLPSSASTAPALLRHQDQPDLDAGAPSQTSCDARRRSSSLPAHRGRQAVSAPPQPSTSPGSGWVHASPAADAAKSRCSGSPASLLDLLLLALLDHAPASSTRLGLLCFGPAAPLHPQGPTPSFVDGPSPW
- the LOC125552401 gene encoding uncharacterized protein LOC125552401 isoform X2; this encodes MEGSSAMSPLGEPSIPMIAACAPALSAMESVNSVQNQDFSDATSFAEINSPMLLIDDSSTPKKKNHSLKRTYAHNVGFGVRLGQQRVVDNVLQWKRFLCAKEGFRPEKGKVSRLPITQVNTQQAQVLAAGDDCDVQQTENREGIKIMFVSDQYKKIREVCYDTTSMTAKCSCKLFESKGIVCRHIIRVLRGAKINELPSLYILKRWQKNCKRDIVYDGEGNVLEENLADPIDIAVKRKIVVVRDKLEDLIRKSKCSMEGIEFLHNSLCGIELGLAQLVSTVPCNTQENEESCIGSVIPKDVTILTPKDINARGTCSRIKGHRDGARSGSGEKRRPGIHQKVARKCSICKEMAFHDARTCSKKQKTKQ